GAAAACAGGAGTCAACGAACCGTGATCGCGCAACCGCACCGACATCGCTCGCCGTTTCCCGCTACGAGTGAGGTGCCGCTCGCCCGGTGTCGACGGAAAAAGTGCGATCCGTTAATGCGACGATAATTTTTGTCCAGGGCGCTGGACGCTTTAAAATGAAGATGCTTTTTCTATTGGACGATGTCGGTCATTCGCTCCCCACCTTATTTTCCATCATCCTTGGGGACGACATAGGTGTGCTGCTCGAGGACGCAATGCCACTCGTCACCCTTTTTCTTCTTATTGTAGACGCGGGTCCAGCGGTACTCAGGGCTGACCTCTTTGCCTTCCACCTTCCCTTTGACATGAAGAAGTCCGGAAACCACGGCAGTATCACCGAAGTCCCGCACCGTCACGTCCGTCTCTTTCATGTCGCTGAGCGTGGACTTGCCAGCGCTTAAATACTTAAAGTAACCTTTTTTGTTGTGCGTCCCGCCTCGTGGGTCGATCATCATGAAGTCGTCGTCGGTGTGATTATCGAGCATCTTGTAGTCGTGGGCGATGAACGCAGCGGTCAACTTGGCATCTAGCGCCTTTAGATTGGATCCCGTATCTTGACCGCGCGCCGCCGACAGGCCAACCGCCAGAATCGCTAATGAGAGTGTAAACGTCTTCACGGGTTTTACTCCAAGATTTAAAGATGG
The sequence above is a segment of the Pirellulales bacterium genome. Coding sequences within it:
- a CDS encoding nuclear transport factor 2 family protein, with translation MKTFTLSLAILAVGLSAARGQDTGSNLKALDAKLTAAFIAHDYKMLDNHTDDDFMMIDPRGGTHNKKGYFKYLSAGKSTLSDMKETDVTVRDFGDTAVVSGLLHVKGKVEGKEVSPEYRWTRVYNKKKKGDEWHCVLEQHTYVVPKDDGK